The Janthinobacterium lividum genome has a window encoding:
- a CDS encoding GNAT family N-acetyltransferase codes for MTKHTIRLGDWATLGLDATAIRFEVFVDEQKVPAEIELDDMDAVCLHAVAYDDAGNAIGTGRLLPDGHIGRMAVRQPGRGTGVGGAILTLLMEKARERGDAAVVLNAQTVAAPFYARHGFVQQGEVFEEAGIAHVEMRLQF; via the coding sequence ATGACCAAGCACACCATCCGCCTCGGCGACTGGGCCACCCTGGGCCTTGACGCCACCGCCATCCGTTTTGAAGTTTTCGTCGATGAACAGAAAGTGCCGGCCGAAATCGAACTCGACGACATGGACGCCGTCTGCCTGCACGCCGTTGCCTATGACGACGCGGGCAACGCCATCGGCACGGGTCGGCTATTGCCAGACGGCCACATCGGCCGCATGGCCGTGCGCCAGCCGGGCAGGGGCACGGGCGTGGGCGGCGCCATTTTGACTTTGCTGATGGAGAAAGCCCGTGAACGGGGCGATGCAGCGGTGGTGCTGAACGCGCAAACCGTGGCCGCGCCATTCTATGCGCGCCACGGTTTCGTGCAGCAGGGGGAAGTGTTTGAAGAGGCGGGGATCGCGCATGTGGAAATGCGCTTGCAGTTTTAA
- a CDS encoding sugar ABC transporter ATP-binding protein: MSDDIIFEMRGIEKRFGATRALRGVHLTVRSGEIHAVMGENGAGKSTLMKILSGVYTPDAGEIILDGKPIRIRNPGEARALGINLIYQELSVAKNMTVAQNVFMGSEPQGPFWTVKGGEMRARTNAILADLGSRFDADTMVSTLSIAEQQQVEIARALVHESRILIMDEPTAALSDRETEQLFRIIEEQRDKGLAVLYISHRMAEVERLARRITVLRDGAYVGELGKDELDQKKVVQMMVGRPADDFYAHQRRTTRGAERLRVESVGGGKVKPASFALHAGEVTGLAGLVGAGRTELARLIFGADKKQSGQVWLDGQEVHIQRPLAAIRHGIGYLPEDRKSLGLFMQLSAMENMSMNILSKHSTAGVVNRGALTQLTREAISNLNVKVSGPEGIVGGLSGGNQQKVLLARWLAIAPKVLILDEPTRGVDVGAKSEIYKIIHQLADAGTAVLCISSELAELVGICDRVMVMCEGRLTGEVTGDDITQENILAYATQLEAA, from the coding sequence ATGAGCGACGATATTATTTTTGAAATGCGCGGCATCGAGAAGCGCTTTGGCGCCACGCGCGCGCTGCGCGGCGTGCACCTGACGGTGCGCAGCGGCGAAATCCATGCCGTGATGGGCGAAAACGGCGCCGGCAAGAGCACCCTGATGAAAATCCTGTCGGGTGTGTACACACCGGACGCGGGCGAAATCATCCTCGACGGTAAACCGATTCGTATCCGCAACCCGGGCGAGGCACGCGCGCTGGGCATCAACCTGATTTACCAGGAACTGAGCGTGGCCAAGAACATGACGGTGGCGCAAAACGTCTTCATGGGCAGCGAGCCGCAAGGACCGTTCTGGACCGTCAAGGGCGGCGAAATGCGTGCACGCACGAACGCCATCCTGGCCGACCTCGGTTCCCGTTTCGACGCCGACACCATGGTCTCGACCTTGTCGATCGCCGAGCAGCAGCAGGTGGAAATCGCCCGCGCCCTCGTGCATGAAAGCCGCATCCTGATCATGGACGAGCCCACTGCCGCCCTGTCCGACCGGGAAACCGAACAATTGTTCCGCATCATCGAAGAACAGCGCGACAAGGGCCTGGCCGTGCTGTACATCAGCCACCGCATGGCCGAGGTGGAACGCCTGGCGCGCCGCATCACGGTGCTGCGCGACGGCGCCTATGTGGGCGAACTGGGCAAGGACGAACTGGATCAAAAGAAAGTCGTGCAAATGATGGTGGGCCGCCCCGCCGACGACTTTTATGCGCACCAGCGGCGCACCACGCGGGGCGCCGAGCGCTTGCGCGTGGAAAGCGTGGGCGGCGGCAAGGTCAAGCCCGCCTCGTTCGCCCTGCATGCGGGCGAAGTGACGGGCCTGGCTGGCCTCGTCGGCGCGGGCCGCACGGAACTGGCGCGTTTGATCTTTGGCGCCGACAAGAAGCAATCGGGGCAAGTGTGGCTCGATGGCCAGGAAGTGCACATCCAGCGGCCGCTGGCGGCGATCCGCCACGGCATCGGCTACCTGCCGGAAGACCGCAAGAGCCTGGGCTTGTTCATGCAGCTGTCGGCCATGGAAAACATGTCGATGAATATCCTGTCCAAGCATTCCACGGCGGGCGTGGTCAACCGTGGCGCCCTGACGCAGCTCACGCGCGAGGCCATCAGCAACCTCAACGTGAAAGTGTCGGGACCGGAAGGCATCGTCGGCGGACTCTCCGGCGGCAACCAGCAGAAAGTGTTGCTGGCGCGCTGGTTGGCCATCGCGCCGAAAGTGCTGATCCTCGATGAACCGACGCGGGGCGTGGACGTGGGCGCGAAGAGCGAAATTTACAAGATCATCCACCAGCTGGCGGATGCGGGCACCGCCGTGCTGTGCATTTCCAGCGAACTGGCCGAGCTGGTCGGCATCTGCGACCGCGTGATGGTGATGTGCGAAGGACGCCTGACGGGCGAAGTGACGGGCGACGATATCACGCAGGAAAACATCCTTGCCTACGCCACCCAGCTGGAAGCGGCGTAA
- a CDS encoding ribose ABC transporter permease has protein sequence MTTSTTSGAARAGEPFNASNLMRRLGMLPVLVVLYLAMYGLTVYFSADGTSTFMTSNNTMNIFRQVSINIVLASGMTFVILTSGIDLSVGSVLAVSAVAGMLMSLSAQFAGFSIPTFLIVGLLLGALNGVLVALVGLNPFVVTLGTMTALRGAAYLLADGTSVLNTEIPSFEWMGNGSFLAVPWLIWLAAAVVVLTWFILRKTTLGLHIYAVGGNIQAARLTGIKVGLVLMFVYTISGLFAGLGGAMSASRLYAANGNWGTGYELDAIAAVVLGGTSLMGGVGSVWGTVIGALIIGVMNNGLTILGLSSFWQYVAKGVVIVLAVILDKWRQSHAQN, from the coding sequence ATGACAACGAGTACCACCAGCGGCGCCGCGCGCGCCGGCGAACCCTTCAATGCCTCGAACCTGATGCGCCGCCTGGGCATGCTGCCCGTGCTGGTCGTGCTGTACCTGGCCATGTATGGCCTGACCGTGTATTTCTCGGCCGACGGCACGTCCACGTTCATGACCAGCAACAACACCATGAACATCTTCCGCCAGGTATCGATCAATATCGTGCTGGCGTCGGGCATGACCTTCGTCATTTTGACCAGCGGCATCGATTTGTCCGTCGGTTCCGTGCTGGCCGTGTCAGCCGTGGCAGGCATGCTGATGTCGCTGTCGGCGCAGTTTGCCGGCTTCTCGATTCCCACCTTCCTCATCGTCGGCCTGCTGCTGGGCGCGCTGAATGGCGTGCTGGTGGCCCTCGTCGGCCTGAACCCGTTCGTCGTGACTTTGGGCACCATGACGGCCCTGCGCGGCGCCGCCTATCTGCTGGCCGACGGCACCAGCGTACTGAACACGGAAATCCCGAGCTTCGAATGGATGGGCAACGGCAGCTTCCTGGCCGTGCCCTGGCTGATCTGGCTGGCGGCGGCCGTCGTCGTGCTGACGTGGTTTATTTTGCGCAAGACCACCCTGGGTCTGCATATCTACGCCGTCGGCGGCAATATCCAGGCGGCGCGCTTGACGGGTATCAAAGTCGGCCTCGTACTGATGTTTGTCTACACGATCAGCGGCCTGTTCGCTGGCCTGGGCGGCGCCATGTCGGCCAGCCGGCTGTATGCGGCCAACGGCAACTGGGGCACGGGCTATGAGCTGGACGCCATCGCGGCCGTCGTGCTGGGCGGCACCAGCCTGATGGGTGGCGTGGGCTCCGTCTGGGGCACCGTCATCGGCGCCCTGATCATCGGCGTGATGAACAATGGCTTGACGATTTTGGGACTGTCGTCTTTCTGGCAGTATGTGGCGAAAGGTGTCGTAATCGTGCTGGCGGTGATTCTGGATAAATGGCGCCAGTCGCACGCTCAGAATTGA
- a CDS encoding NADP-dependent oxidoreductase, protein MMSTYQRIVLASRPASNEEVQPAHFRLETNDIPAITEGQLLVRNQYLSLDPYMRGRMSANKSYAAPQALDETMIGGTVGVVLESKHPKFAVGDTVVGTLGWTEVAVSDGTMLRKVDTTHIPASAYLGSVGMPGMTAWYGLNQIMAPKAGETVVVSAASGAVGSVVGQLAKLKGCRVVGIAGGADKCAYVVKELGFDACVDYKAGNLEADLAAATPDGIDAIFENVGGVVFDAALARTNAFGRVAVCGWIAGYNGEPTPLDNARLILTNRLTVRGFIVSEQPEFWPQGLAELGTLVATGKLKFRESVADGLASAPEAFIGLLKGRNFGKQLVKLG, encoded by the coding sequence ATCATGAGCACCTACCAACGCATCGTCCTCGCCTCGCGCCCTGCCTCCAATGAGGAAGTCCAGCCGGCACATTTTCGTCTGGAAACTAACGATATTCCCGCCATCACGGAGGGCCAGCTGCTGGTGCGCAACCAGTACCTGTCGCTCGACCCGTACATGCGCGGACGCATGAGCGCGAATAAAAGCTATGCGGCGCCGCAGGCGCTCGATGAGACCATGATAGGTGGCACGGTGGGCGTGGTGCTGGAATCGAAGCATCCGAAGTTCGCCGTGGGCGACACCGTCGTGGGGACTTTGGGCTGGACGGAAGTGGCTGTATCGGACGGCACCATGCTGCGCAAGGTCGATACGACGCACATCCCTGCCTCGGCCTACCTGGGTTCCGTCGGCATGCCGGGCATGACGGCCTGGTATGGCTTGAACCAGATCATGGCGCCGAAAGCGGGCGAAACAGTGGTCGTGTCGGCGGCCAGCGGCGCTGTGGGCAGCGTGGTGGGGCAGTTGGCGAAATTGAAAGGTTGTCGCGTGGTCGGCATTGCCGGCGGCGCCGACAAGTGCGCGTACGTCGTCAAGGAACTGGGTTTCGATGCCTGCGTCGACTACAAGGCGGGCAATCTGGAAGCCGACTTGGCGGCGGCCACGCCGGACGGCATCGACGCCATCTTTGAAAATGTGGGCGGCGTCGTCTTCGATGCGGCCCTGGCGCGCACCAACGCGTTTGGCCGCGTGGCCGTGTGCGGCTGGATCGCCGGCTACAACGGCGAACCGACGCCGCTCGACAATGCGCGCCTGATCCTTACCAACCGCCTCACCGTGCGCGGCTTCATCGTTTCGGAGCAGCCGGAATTCTGGCCGCAAGGTCTGGCAGAACTGGGTACGTTGGTAGCGACGGGCAAGCTGAAATTCCGCGAATCCGTCGCCGACGGCCTGGCCAGCGCGCCGGAGGCCTTCATTGGCCTGCTGAAAGGGCGTAACTTCGGCAAGCAATTGGTGAAGCTGGGCTGA